In Asticcacaulis sp. SL142, the sequence AATCCGACAGCACCTGCTCACTGGCATTGGTGATATTGACAGAGCGCGGATCGATCATCACGGCTGATGATGCCACATATCTCGGTGTCTGAGACAGCAGCGGAAACAGGATCAGGACAAAGGCGGTGCAGAACACCACGCCAAATAGCAGCGAGTAACGCCGGAAATCAGCGATTAACCCGCGAAGGTCCAGACCGGCTTCGTCGTCCGAGCTGCTTTTTCCATAATTATCACGCGTTTTCATATGACAGATCTTTCCGGCACTTGTTCAGTTATGGAACCCGTGAGCCATTTTTTGGGAACCCAAAGGCCATTTTGCAAAATAGGGGCCAAGACATAGGGACCAGAAAATGCGGGCCATGACATCAAAACGATATCATGGCCCGGCATGCGTTAATATTGCACGCCTAAAGTAAACTTAATGCTGTTATGAGTATAATCACGGAAGGCCGAGGCCCCCTCGGAACCCAGCTTTGAATGCATATATTCGCCCTTAAGGGTCAGACGGCGGTTAATAAGATAGCGTCCGCCCAAGGTTAAGCTATCGCGTGTATCATTACGGTCCAGACCCCGGTATTCATCATCAAAGTGAAGCACCCCGGCTGACAGTACCAGATTGCGCAGCAGTTCATGGTCAACCGTCACGCTAAGCTGGGTCGACAGGAAGCCTGATGCCCCGGCGTAGGGCGTTTCGTTGATAGAACGGCCCGCGTTGAAGTTAACCGTCGTTAGACGGGTCGGGAACCATTCGATCTGCGCATTAAAGGACGAGCCGCGCGCCGTGGCATAGGCGAAGTTGTCATAGTCCTGCATCAGGTAGCCGGCCCGCACTTCACCGCGCAGAAGATCCGTCAGGTCGAACGCCGCACCGACCGAGATATTGTAGCCGTTGGAGTCACGCTCAGCCGCCGCTGAGGCCAGATCATATTTGCGCTCATTATATTCATAGGTGACAAAGACCGACGTATCCGGGCTCAGGGCGTAATCACCGCGCAGGCCCAGACGATGGAACTTCACGTCGCGATTGTCCTGATCCTGAATCCCGGATGGGAAATTGACCAGATCGGTTGTGCGCACATCGGTGTAGTCCAGCTCGCTGATGCCGCCATCGACGCCAAAGCGCAGGCGGTTGAAGGTGAACTGCCCGCCCAGCACAAAGCCGTTGTTTTTCACCTTGACCGGCTCAGCGATGTTTTCGCTCAACGACGGGTCACCGCGCGATTCACTGTTACGACCCAGATTGATCGTCCCGTAAACATTGCTGAACCGCGTAATGTCGGCGCGGCCATAGGCGTTGGCGCCCCAGTCTTCGGAATTTTGGGTGTCGTTATCACCGTAGCGGCGGATATTGCTGTAAACCGACCCCATCAGGGCGTGGCGGCTCCAGCGTGATTGAGCGCGAACCTCCGGGCGGGCCGTAAAGATCATGTCTTCTTCTTTGGCCGTATCACTAAAGAAGATGTTGTCCGAGCGCTCAAGCCCCATATCGACCTTGGGATAGATGTCAAAACCGCCGGTGCGGATGCCCAAAGGTTCATAGCCCGCCGGTACGCGCGCAGCCACCGACGAATTCTTGTCCTTTTCCTGTACAAAGTAATCTTGAGCTCCGGCGATTCCGGCCGTAGCGCACATAGCCGGGATCAGCGTCAGCGTGAGGAGTTTCTTTTTTTGCATAAGGTCCATGCCAGAGAGTAAAGTTTTACGTGCCTTCCCAATGAAGGTCACGACGGGTATGCCATAATGGTAAACGACCAGTCTGATAACCGGTCTATAATCTTAAACGCTTAACTAAATCTTGGTTGCGCCATCAGAAATATCGTTCTGTTACGCGGATAGTATCGCCAGGTTGCACCGTCAGGGTCTGGGTCAGTTCAACTGCACGTTCCTCAGCGGAATTGGCACTTTTGATGTAGACCTTCTTTTTGTTAGCCCGATAGGTAAAGCCCTGCGCGCGGGCAATCGCATTCATGACCGTCATGCCGTTAACGTAAGGATATTCACCCGGACGGCTAACCTCGCCCCAAAACATAGAAGGGTCGGAAGGTCAGAACTTCGATGCTGACGCGCGGGTCTTTGAGGTAGCCTTCACGTAAGACCGCGGCATACTTATCCTGCAATTCGGTGACGGTCAGGCCCGCCGCCTTGATCTCACCGATCAGTGGTAGGGCAACCGTACCCTGACCATTGACGACAAATTCACCACTCAGGTTGGGCTCACCAAAGACAATAACGCGAATCTTGTCGTCGGCGCCCATTTTATAACTGTAAGCGTCAGCACTTACCGTCTGAGTTTGAGGTGTCTGGGCCTGATATGTCTGGGTTTGGGACACGGCCCCTGCCCCCTGCGTCTCGGTGCCCTGTGCATAGGCCAGTCCCGCTGTCCCCAAACCGGTCAGCGTCAAACTTATTATCACAAACCAAAAAGATACTAATCTTGCGAAAAAGGTCGACATGTTTCGGCTCTCGTCCCATCGTCTCATAGTTAATTGTGCGGCGCAATATCGATTTTGACACGCATCTGAACTAATGGTAGTGAAATAATTGCAAAAAGCTGTTAAGTCCAAACAAAACAAATTAGCGGCATCAAAACGATGCACAGGGCTTCATTTTTAACACATAAGATGCCCTTTTGATTGAAAAGATTAATCAACCATCAGGGGAATCCCATTGCGAGCGAAGCTGTTAACCAACAGTTTTTCGCAAGTTTTTATATTCTGGTCGCCATCAGTTGCGCAAAGAGCGCAAGCTGAAATTTTTTATGGCATACATTGTGCAATGCGGGACAAATCATTGACAGTTTGCCCGTCAATTTAAATACTGACTGTGCAGTTTTGGAGAGGTGATCATGTTGATCAATACGCCGTCTGCGGCAAGTATGGAAAACAGCGTCTCCGTCGGATTTAAGGTACGCACCCCACAGGCGCGCGAGAAGGCCGGAAAGCGGGCCAGACTGCGTCGCCTGAATCATGGTGTTATTCGTTGCCTTGATCTGATGATTAGTTTGAGCGCGTTGATATTTCTGGCGCCGGCGATTGTGGTGATCGCCCTGCTGATTCGCTTTCAGGATGGCGGGCCTGCCCTTTATCGTCAAAAGCGTATCGGCCTGAACGGCCGTGAGTTTAGTTGCTTCAAATTACGCAGTATGCATGTGCGCTCTGATGAGATTTTACGTGAAATCCTGCTGAACGATCCGGTAGCCCGCGCCGAGTGGGACGCTGAACAAAAGCTCAAGAATGACCCGCGCATTACCGTTTTGGGACGCATCTTACGTAAAACCAGCGTCGACGAACTGCCTCAGTTGCTCAATGTCATTCGCGGTGAAATGAGCCTTGTCGGGCCACGCCCGATTGTTAACTCCGAAGTGGTCAAATATGGCCGCTCCTTCAAAAACTACGTGTCCGTGCTGCCTGGCATTACCGGCCTGTGGCAGGTTATGGGACGTAACGATGTCAGCTACAGCCGCCGCGTAGCCATGGATCGCCTGTTTGCCCGCAAGCATTCGTGTGGCATATATATCATGATCCTGGTAAAAACGTTACCGGCGGTACTGTTACAAAAGGGCTCATATTAGGGCTTACGGCGCACCTCAAAAACCCAAGGCGGCAGGCTCACCTGCCGCTTTTTTTGTGTGCTGCAAAATAAAAATTCAATAAATTTCGGGGACAAGCTGCGACATAGCTTCGCATGGCACTCTTCTTGCTGAAATTGGCTATAGCCGGGATTGATGGCACGGCGCATATGTTCACTGCGTTTTTTACGGAATCGAAAATCCAGTGAGTTCAGCAGCTTATTGCCTTTGACAAACCCACGTTATACAACCGTAATATGTGTTAACCATTATTAACTGACACATTACCAATTCACGCCGAAGGACGCGCAGTTACGCAATGAAAGTCGCCCTTGTACATTACTGGCTTGTCGGCATGCGCGGGGGCGAGCGGGTACTTGAAGCATTGTGTGAGCTTTATCCGGATGCGGATATTTTCACTTTGGTGGCCGATCCGGCTAAGCTGTCGCCCACAATCCTGAAACATAAAATCCACACCTCGTTCCTGCAAAAATTCGGTGGGGTGAAACACTATAAGGCCATGCTGCCGCTCATGCCGTTCGCCATCGAATCGTTCGATGTGACCGGCTATGATCTGGTGATCTCCAGCGAAGCCGGCCCTGCCAAGGCGATCGTGACCCGCCCGGATGCGACCCATATCTGCTATTGCCATTCGCCTATGCGCTACATCTGGGATCTGTACGACCAGTACCGCTCCAGCATGGGCTTTATGGGCCGCCTGGTCATGTCAATCGCCGCCCCCATGTTGCGGGTGTGGGATGTGACGACGGCCTCACGGGTCGACCATTTCATCGCCAATTCGCACTATGTCGCCAAGCGCATTGAGAAATTCTACCGCCGGGAAGCCAAGGTCATTAATCCGCCGGTCGATACCTCGCGCTTTGTGCCTCTGGCCAGCAATGCTGACGGCCCCGGTGACTATTACCTGTGTGCCGGTCAGATCACGCCCTATAAAAAGGTCAGTCTGGCGGTTGAAACCTTCACCAAGTCCGGCAAGCCGCTGGTGGTGATCGGTGCCGGTGCCGACTCAAAACTCAAAGCCTCGGCGGGCCCGAATGTGCAGTTTCTGGACTCAGTTGATGATAAGGCCATGGCCCATCACTTTGCCCATTGCCGCGCTCTGGTTTTCCCCGGCGTTGAGGACTTCGGTATCATCCCGCTTGAAGTCATGGCCAGCGGACGGCCTGTGATTGCCTACGCCAAGGGCGGCGCGCTTGAAACCGTCGTGGATGGCAAGACCGGCATATTGTTCAAAGAACAGACGGTTGAATCGTTGCTGGCTGCCGTCGAAGAGATGGAAACCCGCCACGAAAGCTTCGATCCCGCGACCTTAAGCGCCCACGCCGCCAGCTTTGCCAAGCCGATCTTCGTTGAGCGCCTGCGCCGTCATATCGAAGACTGCCTCAGGGCCGACAACCTACCACCCAGTCCGGTGATTGAACTGAAACCCGGCCCGGTCATGCTGGAAAAACAGGCTATGCGCGGTTAGGCTATAACTATGCATCCGGTTCGCGTAACACTTAATGGCAAGTTCATGGGCGCCCATATGACCGGCGTTCAGCGCGTGGCTATGGAAATCGTGCGCGAGCTTGACCGCCTCATCACCCTTGATTCGGCGCTTCGTGATCAGATCACTTTTGAACTGGTCGCCCCTAAATCCGCCACCGAAGCCATTGTCGGACTGGGCCTCAAAACCATTCCTACCCGCACGGCCGGTCGCTTTGGCGGCAATGTCTGGGAACAGGTCGACCTGCCGTACCTGGCGCGCGGCACGCGACTGCTGAACCTGTGCAACCTCGGTCCGGCCTTAAGCCTGGATGCCGTGACCATGCTGCATGACGCGCAAGTGCACGCCTCGCCCAAATCCTACAGTGTCCCGTTTCGGCTGTGGTATCGCTTTATCCAGCCGTGGCTTGGTCATCGCAGCCAGCAGATATTGTCGGTGTCGGAATTCTCTAAACAGGAACTGATCCACTATGGCATAGCCCCCGCCGCCAAAATCACCGCGGTGCACAATGGCGTAGACCATGTCCTGCGGGTGCGGCCGGATCGGTCCGTGCTTGAGCGACTTCATCTGAGCGAAGGCGGCTATGTCATCGGCCTGGCCAATACCCAGAGCCACAAGAATATCAAAGTGCTGCTGGAAGCCTTTACCGACCTGCCGAACCTTAAGCTGGTTCTGTTCGGCCGCGCTGATCGCAACGCCCTGCAATCCCTGACCGAGGTGCGCTTAAGTGACAACATCATCGCCGCCGGGCCCATCAGCGATGAAGCCTTAAGCGCGCTCATGACCTCCGCCCTGTGCATTGCCTTTCCGTCGCGCACAGAGGGGTTTGGTCTGCCGCCGCTTGAGGCCATGCTGCTGGGCTGCCCGGCGATAGTAGCCCCGTGCGGCGCGTTACCGGAAGTGTGCGGTGAGGCGGTGCTCTATGCCGACCCTGATCAGCCCCAGGACTGGGTCCGCCAGATCAGCGCCCTCACTACCGATCCGACTTTGCGTCAGGCCTATGTCAGCCTTGGGCGGCTCAAAGCGTCCCACTATAGCTGGGCCCGCACGGCGCGTCAGATTCTCGAACTGCTGGCCCCCGCCGCTACCCCGGGAAAAGCCGCTTGAAAAATGCCGCCGTTATGAATAACCCTGTTCGGGCTTCCCGACGGGCGCCCTCAAGGGCGCGAAAAGGACCAAAGACGTGACCCCAATTTCGATACTCTGTCTGCTGATCCTGATTTACGGCCTGACGCGGCCTCCGTCTTTCCTGCTGATCACGGCACTGGTCTATACCAGCTTCGGCGCTCTGGCGCTCATTCCCCCTGCCCTGACCGCAGGCGCCAGTATTCTGGCAGCCCCGGTGGCGTTTCTGTTCCTGATCGGCAAGCTTTTGTGGATGCAGAAAACCGCGCAAATCTATACGCGGACTCTGGTTAACCCCAGTCGGGTCGGTATCTTAGGCCTGTTCACCCTGGTGGCGGTGGTGGGCGCTTTTATTCTGCCGAGCCTGTTTGCCGGTGAGATGTACGTCATCCCGATGCGTCTGGCCACCAGCTATTCTTACGCCCTGACGCCGCTCTATCCGACGACCTCCAATATCACCCAGTCGCTGTACCTGATCATCTCATTCATGATTGTCACCGCCATGGCGACTATGGCGCGTTTGCCGGATTTCAAAGAGACCTTCACCAAGGCGATTTTGTACGCCATGATCGCTGCCATCGCGACCGGCATGATAGATTTCGTTTTCGGCATAGCTGGCAAGACCGACATGCTCAAAATGTTCCGTAACGCCAGCTATGCCATGCTGGTCGATCAGGAAGTCAGCGGCGGCGTGCGCCGCACGGTCGGTCTGATGCCGGAAGCGTCATCCTATGGTACGCTGGTCATCGCCCTGCTCGGCCCGCTATTGTTCATGCGTCAGCTCTATTCGCCCAAGATGACCAAGTGGGTGGTCATGCCCGCCATTGGTCTGGGCTTTCTGTTTGCTGGCCTGTCTACGTCATCGACGGCCTATGTCGGTATTATTGTCATCGTCGGCCTGCATTTTGCCGACAGCATCCATAAGGCCATTAATGGCGACATGGCCTTGCGCGCCCGTGTGGCCAAGGAACTGGGGGTCATCTCCATTCTGGGGCTTCTCGGCTTCATCGGCCTGATGGCCCTGCCCGCCACGCGAGAGATCATTTTCAATCTGGTCGATGAGATGCTGCTCAACAAGACCCAGTCCCTGTCCTATCTGGAGCGGTCATCATGGAACACCTACGCCCTGCAGAATTTCTGGGACACTAAGGGCTTTGGTGTGGGGGCCGGCTCGGTGCGAACGTCGAACTTCTTCGTCAATATTCTGGCGGCAACCGGCTTTATCGGCGCCCTGTTGTTCGCCATCTTCCTGATCCAGCTTATCTCGGCCCGCGTCAGGCCTGAGCAAAAAGAGCTTAAGGTGATTTTGCACGGTGCCAAGTTGTCCGTCCTGCCGGTTCTGGTCTGCGCATCTCTGGTCGGGACGACACCGGATTACGGCATCTTCGTAGCCTGTCTGTTCGGGGTGATCGCGGGCACCAAATATGTCGTCCCGCCGCGCGTCGTCGGCCATATTCACCGATCATCGGAAACGGACGATCTCCAGACATCATAAAAAAAGCGGCCTTTAGCGGGCCGCTGTTCTGTATTTAAGACACTTCGCTGGTTCGGCGGCGACGCACCCCGGCCAGGGTCGGCGGTGTAGGTCGGCGGGCGATGACCTCCTTGGCAAACTGATCCGTAGCCCGACGCTTCCAGCGCTTACCCCCGCGCATCTGAGCGCGCCAGGCGGCAAAGTTCATGGGCGCAATCGCCATGACCACCCCGGTCGCATCAGCCAGCCAGTCATAAAGGCTGGCGCTGCGGCCGGTAAACATCTGAATGATTTCGCTTAAGCCCGCAACGATCAGGCAGGCCAGACCGACATCCCACTTACGGACACGCGGAAAGGCCGTCACCGCCAGCAAGCTCAAGACAAAGAAGGCCAGAACGTGCGCCTCTTTATCACTTAGTCCCAATTCCTGCTCGCGCCCCTGAAACGGCCCAAACATCAGAACCGCCAAAATGACCGCCAGTACAGCAACGGCCATGCGCACAAGGAAAACTGCCTGAGATTGCCTGCTCATATTACCACCTCATCTTGCCCTAACCTTTAGCGGATTCACAAATAAGGTGACGTTAAATTTCATGGTTAATAGAGATATAATTTACAGCCCTCTTATATTTACCTTCCGTTTATTAAGGTTTGAAACGATTACTTAAGGCCGATGAGTTACTGTAGGATTATAGATTTTTTGCAGGGATAGAATATGCCTGAGCTCAACTTAGTCCCGTCATTCGAAGACGCCACCGATGTCGTGACGCGCGATGTCACCAGACCGGCCGCACCCGCCAAGCGCGACCGCAGCCATCTGACCCAAGTTTCAGACGCCGCGCACTACGTTCATGTGCCATCTCCGGCGCAAAAGCTTCAGGACAATCTGCGCACACAGTTGTCGATGCCGTTTCCTGATCCGTCGCCGGAAACCCAAAAAATTCCGACCGTCTATACGGTGACGGCTCTGGTGCTGTTTTGCGGATCGGTGTGGACGGCCGTTGTCATGGGACTGGCTAATCTGTTGTAAGCATTTTTCGACGAAGTGGACACCGGTTCGTCGTTAAAAAATGCGGCAAAACAAAAAACCTTACACAGATAAAGACCCACGTTACGCAATCGCAACATTTTTCCTTGTTTAGACTCACGCTTTGGCTTTAATAGGATTAATTAAATCCTAATAAGCCTTATCGTGAGGATGGCAAACCATGACCCTGTCCCTGCCTGTGCTGGCGTTGCGCGGACTCGTGCTTATGGTGTCTATCTGGCTGTTCGTGTTTCTGCTTGGGCCATATCAGACCCTGCCGTTTGAACTGGGCATGAGCGACAAAGAGGCCCACGTCCTGACCTTTTACTGCTTTGCGTCGCTGTTGCTGCTGGCGACCCAAACCACGCGCCGGGGCAGTATTCTGTTATTCTGCATCACCATTAGCGCGGTGGCCGAAGTGCTGCAAACCAGCACCGGACGCGATGGCAATGTCGCTGATTTCCTGGCCAGTAGCCTGGGCTCGACCATGGCAGTTCTGCCGACACTGATCGGCTTTGTGCGCCAGAAGTTCAAGCGCAATGTTGCCGATAACAAACGCCTGCAAATCAGGTTGTAGTTTTAGGTCGTAAACGCCTAGGAAAGGCTTTCGGTAACGACGGCCGGGGTCACCACATCTTCGGGGATCCATCGGCGTTCGCGGACGGCCAGAAACCCATAGAAGAACCCCAGCGCCCAGCCGGTATGCATGGCAAAGGCCGCAGGCCCCGCCAACAGTCCGCACGCCGATTTACGCTTGGCCGTGATCATCAGCGAATAGATGGTCAGCACAAACAGATAGGTCAGCGGCCACAGCCCGAACACACCTGACACCGGCAGCAGGGCCAGAGAGGTCAGCAGCAATATCAGATGCAGCGGCACCGCCATCTGACGCAGGCGGATAGAGCCCGGATGACGACGGACGGTACGTGACCGCCCGCAGCCATAGTTGAAATATTGCCGAAACAGTTTAATCAGGCTGTCGCGGGGGAAATATTTCAGGCGGATATCGCTATCCATATAGATACGGCCACCACGCGCCCGCAGACGATTATCGAATTCACCGTCTTCATTGTGCGAAAAGGTCGGGTCATAGCCGCCGGCATGGATGAAGCTGGCGACCTTGAACGCCGCATGATGGCCGTGATCGACAAAGCCTTTGACATGACCACCGCGGTGGGCGGCCCCGCCGGAGCCCAGCGGCGTATCAGACACCCACGCCACCGCCTTTTGCAGGCAGCTAAAGCCCACCGAATCCATCGGCACGACCACAGAATCCGCGCCAGTGTCATTAAGCGTCGTCAACAGCCGGGTGATGAAATCGGCCCGATAATCCGAATGGGCATCACAGCGGATGAGAACCCCTTGCGGATGGGCAAATTCCTGCACACACAGATTGACCCCGGCACTTTGCAGCTTCCCCGGATTATGAAGCAGTTTGACGCGCTCATGATCGCCAAACCGATTGCGTACAATATCAGCCGTACCATCGCTGGAGCCGCCATCAGCAACCACCACGACACAGGATTGAATGTCGGCGGAACTATCAAGCAGGTTTTGCACCACCCCCTCGATAACCCCGGCCTCATTGAGAACCGGGACCGCGATAACTACATTAAATTTAAGCTTTACCAACATAGGCTTTGATACCCATAAAAAGGCTGCCCCGGAGGATTGCCTGACGCATATTATGCGCCAGCGGGGTTACTGCATGTAATAGTCTTTATATTCCTCGTAGTAGAACGCACCTTCACCGTAAGCATACTTGGCCTGCTTATGGACATCGATCTGGCTCAGGGCCACGCCGCTAAGCGGGGCCTGTGAGTCAATCAGAATTTGCAACGCGCTGCGGGCGGCTTCGCGTGGGGTCTTGCGCCAGCGTACCAGCATGGCGACCACGTCGGCCTTGCGTGCCAGAACCCGCGTATCCACCACCGGCAGAACCGGCGCCGTATCCAGAATAACAATATCATAGCGGCGGCGCAGACGGTGGATAAGATAGTCCATAACCAGAGAGCCAAAGACGTCCTTAGTGGTATCCGTATCCTGCGCCAGAGGCAGCAGTTTGAGCTTGCCGCCGGGTCCATCGACCACGACATCATCAATGGTCGCCATACCCGCCAGAACCTCAAGCAAGCCCTGCTCAACCTTATGGCCGATGAACTTATTCAATGACTTACGGCGCAGGTCGCAATCGACCACCACCACCGATTGACCGGCCATGGCAATGACCTGGGCCAGGCAGATTGAGGCTGTCGTCTTACCCTCACCCGGCAGGGCGGAGGTGACGGCGATAACCTGTGCGCGCTCACCATTACGGCCATAGATCAGCGAGGTTTTAAGTGTCCGGAAACCTTCGGCAAACACCGACAGCGGTTTTTCCATCAGATAGGTGGACGGGTCCATTTTGGCCGCCGCCTTATCGAGCGAGACATTCAACAGCGGCAGACCGGCTAGATAGGGCTGGGCCAGATGCAGTTCAACTTCGTTAGAGGTCGTAATCGTCCGGTCAAGGGCGCGGCGGCCCATCACGACGGTCGTTGCCGCCCCCAGCGCCCCGCAGAACGCCAGGGCAATGCTAAGCGGAATACGCGGCTCGCTCGGATTGGTCGGACGCTTGGCGGTGGCGACAATGCGGGCATCAGCGCGGTTATTGCCTTCCTGAGAGGAGGTTTCCTTGAAGCGTTCCAGATAGGAATTATAGATGGTGCGCGCGGCCATGGCGTCGCGTTCCAGCTCATTCAGCCGCACCTGAGCGCGGTTATTACCGGCCAGAGTGCCGCGGGTCTGGGATACGCTTTGCTCCAGCGCACCGCGGCGCTGACGCTGCACCTGAACCTGCGCCTCAAGGTTTGAGATGATGCGCGTGATTTCGGCACGGATTTGCGCATCGATGTCTTCTTTTTCACGCTTGGCCTTGAGGATTTCCGGGTGCCGTGGCCCATAACGGGACTCCAGTTCGGCCACTTTGCGGCTGACCTCGGCGCTTTGGGTGCGCAGCGAATGGACGACGCCGGAATTGAGCGCCTCACCGACATCATCGCCGGACGAGCCCGTCGCCAGTTGGCGCTTGGCGGTCGCCAGACGGGCGGCGGCGGCGGCTTCGTCGAGCTTAACCCCGGCCATCTGAGTATTGAGATTGGAGATTTCCTGCTCGGTTAGGGTCGCGCCCTCGGAACTCATCAGGTTGTTGGCGATCTTATATTGCTGCACGGCGCGCTCAGCCGTCTCGACCTGCGCCCGCAGTTCGGTCAGGCGCGAATCGAGCCAGTTCGAGGCATCGCGGGTCGTGCTGACACGGGCTTCCTGCTGCTGCACCAGATAGAGCCGCGCCCAGGCATCGGCAATCGTGGCCGCCTTTGACGGCGACAGACTGGTAAAGCGGATATTGATGACGCGGGTAGCGCCCTGACGTTTAACCGAAACCCGCTTGAGAATCTTGTTGATGATCACCTGACGGCGGGCATCGGCCTCGTCAGCGGTGGCCGCTTTTTTGATCGGCTGGTTGTCGCCGATAAAGCCCAGAAACTTTTTACGTTCACC encodes:
- a CDS encoding outer membrane beta-barrel protein — translated: MQKKKLLTLTLIPAMCATAGIAGAQDYFVQEKDKNSSVAARVPAGYEPLGIRTGGFDIYPKVDMGLERSDNIFFSDTAKEEDMIFTARPEVRAQSRWSRHALMGSVYSNIRRYGDNDTQNSEDWGANAYGRADITRFSNVYGTINLGRNSESRGDPSLSENIAEPVKVKNNGFVLGGQFTFNRLRFGVDGGISELDYTDVRTTDLVNFPSGIQDQDNRDVKFHRLGLRGDYALSPDTSVFVTYEYNERKYDLASAAAERDSNGYNISVGAAFDLTDLLRGEVRAGYLMQDYDNFAYATARGSSFNAQIEWFPTRLTTVNFNAGRSINETPYAGASGFLSTQLSVTVDHELLRNLVLSAGVLHFDDEYRGLDRNDTRDSLTLGGRYLINRRLTLKGEYMHSKLGSEGASAFRDYTHNSIKFTLGVQY
- a CDS encoding polysaccharide biosynthesis/export family protein, which encodes MTLTGLGTAGLAYAQGTETQGAGAVSQTQTYQAQTPQTQTVSADAYSYKMGADDKIRVIVFGEPNLSGEFVVNGQGTVALPLIGEIKAAGLTVTELQDKYAAVLREGYLKDPRVSIEVLTFRPFYVLGRG
- a CDS encoding sugar transferase, which produces MLINTPSAASMENSVSVGFKVRTPQAREKAGKRARLRRLNHGVIRCLDLMISLSALIFLAPAIVVIALLIRFQDGGPALYRQKRIGLNGREFSCFKLRSMHVRSDEILREILLNDPVARAEWDAEQKLKNDPRITVLGRILRKTSVDELPQLLNVIRGEMSLVGPRPIVNSEVVKYGRSFKNYVSVLPGITGLWQVMGRNDVSYSRRVAMDRLFARKHSCGIYIMILVKTLPAVLLQKGSY
- a CDS encoding glycosyltransferase, whose protein sequence is MKVALVHYWLVGMRGGERVLEALCELYPDADIFTLVADPAKLSPTILKHKIHTSFLQKFGGVKHYKAMLPLMPFAIESFDVTGYDLVISSEAGPAKAIVTRPDATHICYCHSPMRYIWDLYDQYRSSMGFMGRLVMSIAAPMLRVWDVTTASRVDHFIANSHYVAKRIEKFYRREAKVINPPVDTSRFVPLASNADGPGDYYLCAGQITPYKKVSLAVETFTKSGKPLVVIGAGADSKLKASAGPNVQFLDSVDDKAMAHHFAHCRALVFPGVEDFGIIPLEVMASGRPVIAYAKGGALETVVDGKTGILFKEQTVESLLAAVEEMETRHESFDPATLSAHAASFAKPIFVERLRRHIEDCLRADNLPPSPVIELKPGPVMLEKQAMRG
- a CDS encoding glycosyltransferase family 4 protein; protein product: MHPVRVTLNGKFMGAHMTGVQRVAMEIVRELDRLITLDSALRDQITFELVAPKSATEAIVGLGLKTIPTRTAGRFGGNVWEQVDLPYLARGTRLLNLCNLGPALSLDAVTMLHDAQVHASPKSYSVPFRLWYRFIQPWLGHRSQQILSVSEFSKQELIHYGIAPAAKITAVHNGVDHVLRVRPDRSVLERLHLSEGGYVIGLANTQSHKNIKVLLEAFTDLPNLKLVLFGRADRNALQSLTEVRLSDNIIAAGPISDEALSALMTSALCIAFPSRTEGFGLPPLEAMLLGCPAIVAPCGALPEVCGEAVLYADPDQPQDWVRQISALTTDPTLRQAYVSLGRLKASHYSWARTARQILELLAPAATPGKAA
- a CDS encoding VanZ family protein produces the protein MSRQSQAVFLVRMAVAVLAVILAVLMFGPFQGREQELGLSDKEAHVLAFFVLSLLAVTAFPRVRKWDVGLACLIVAGLSEIIQMFTGRSASLYDWLADATGVVMAIAPMNFAAWRAQMRGGKRWKRRATDQFAKEVIARRPTPPTLAGVRRRRTSEVS
- a CDS encoding VanZ family protein, which gives rise to MTLSLPVLALRGLVLMVSIWLFVFLLGPYQTLPFELGMSDKEAHVLTFYCFASLLLLATQTTRRGSILLFCITISAVAEVLQTSTGRDGNVADFLASSLGSTMAVLPTLIGFVRQKFKRNVADNKRLQIRL
- a CDS encoding glycosyltransferase family 2 protein gives rise to the protein MLVKLKFNVVIAVPVLNEAGVIEGVVQNLLDSSADIQSCVVVVADGGSSDGTADIVRNRFGDHERVKLLHNPGKLQSAGVNLCVQEFAHPQGVLIRCDAHSDYRADFITRLLTTLNDTGADSVVVPMDSVGFSCLQKAVAWVSDTPLGSGGAAHRGGHVKGFVDHGHHAAFKVASFIHAGGYDPTFSHNEDGEFDNRLRARGGRIYMDSDIRLKYFPRDSLIKLFRQYFNYGCGRSRTVRRHPGSIRLRQMAVPLHLILLLTSLALLPVSGVFGLWPLTYLFVLTIYSLMITAKRKSACGLLAGPAAFAMHTGWALGFFYGFLAVRERRWIPEDVVTPAVVTESLS
- a CDS encoding GumC family protein, with protein sequence MAEVVNPVEARDIDDAGFDVLSFIADFRRYILLFGLVFIAIFALILVPLVTQAPKYTAEASVMIDPRIVNTSPGKEVVSDLPADTATIDTEVEILKSTALAERVMTDLDLDQDPEFNPYIGERKKFLGFIGDNQPIKKAATADEADARRQVIINKILKRVSVKRQGATRVINIRFTSLSPSKAATIADAWARLYLVQQQEARVSTTRDASNWLDSRLTELRAQVETAERAVQQYKIANNLMSSEGATLTEQEISNLNTQMAGVKLDEAAAAARLATAKRQLATGSSGDDVGEALNSGVVHSLRTQSAEVSRKVAELESRYGPRHPEILKAKREKEDIDAQIRAEITRIISNLEAQVQVQRQRRGALEQSVSQTRGTLAGNNRAQVRLNELERDAMAARTIYNSYLERFKETSSQEGNNRADARIVATAKRPTNPSEPRIPLSIALAFCGALGAATTVVMGRRALDRTITTSNEVELHLAQPYLAGLPLLNVSLDKAAAKMDPSTYLMEKPLSVFAEGFRTLKTSLIYGRNGERAQVIAVTSALPGEGKTTASICLAQVIAMAGQSVVVVDCDLRRKSLNKFIGHKVEQGLLEVLAGMATIDDVVVDGPGGKLKLLPLAQDTDTTKDVFGSLVMDYLIHRLRRRYDIVILDTAPVLPVVDTRVLARKADVVAMLVRWRKTPREAARSALQILIDSQAPLSGVALSQIDVHKQAKYAYGEGAFYYEEYKDYYMQ